A stretch of the Candidatus Dormiibacterota bacterium genome encodes the following:
- a CDS encoding alkaline phosphatase family protein: MNSFRLFRPGLAAFVFLASSLPAAAASRTIEGVPRFGHVFLIVGENTTYDHLTPTNAPYLMGSIRPRSAWLTEYYAATHWSQANYVALVSGQFTRCEQQDYGAACHQDVDNLFHQLDLSRLTWTTWLEGGSARCDTGMGGTCESSTPCPLTGFYTTGNPAILFDDIEGAYGVWSATDLSQECLQNDIPAGDRTDPMGFFNAALATGRVANFNLILPNGCEDGEGNCAPINNRYTQFDAFLAREVPLIEASPAFGPDGVIIIVYDEDERAGGLAKKNGLAQGGHVACAILSALAVPGSYDGAFYHYSVLRMLEDGFDLPGYLGDAGAVTPVNTIWTGGS; the protein is encoded by the coding sequence ATGAACTCGTTCCGGCTCTTCCGCCCCGGTCTCGCGGCGTTCGTCTTCCTGGCGTCGAGCCTGCCCGCAGCAGCCGCCAGCAGGACGATCGAAGGAGTGCCCCGGTTCGGGCATGTCTTCCTGATCGTCGGCGAAAACACCACCTACGATCACCTGACGCCGACCAACGCCCCCTACCTCATGGGGTCGATCCGACCGCGGTCCGCCTGGCTCACGGAGTACTACGCGGCAACGCACTGGTCGCAGGCGAACTACGTCGCCCTGGTGTCGGGGCAGTTCACGCGCTGCGAGCAGCAGGATTACGGCGCCGCATGCCACCAGGACGTGGACAACCTGTTCCACCAGCTCGATCTCAGCCGCCTCACCTGGACGACCTGGCTCGAGGGGGGAAGCGCCCGATGCGACACCGGCATGGGGGGGACCTGCGAGTCGAGCACGCCCTGTCCGCTGACCGGCTTCTACACCACGGGCAACCCCGCCATCCTGTTCGACGACATCGAGGGAGCTTACGGCGTGTGGTCGGCGACCGACCTTTCGCAGGAATGTCTGCAGAACGACATCCCGGCGGGCGACCGGACCGACCCGATGGGTTTCTTCAACGCGGCTCTGGCCACAGGCCGCGTCGCGAATTTCAACCTCATCCTGCCGAACGGCTGTGAAGACGGCGAGGGGAATTGCGCACCGATCAACAACCGCTACACCCAGTTCGACGCGTTCCTGGCGCGGGAGGTCCCGCTGATCGAAGCCTCGCCCGCGTTCGGCCCGGACGGCGTGATCATCATCGTCTACGACGAGGACGAGAGAGCCGGCGGCCTGGCCAAGAAGAACGGGCTCGCCCAGGGGGGACACGTCGCGTGCGCGATCCTGAGCGCGCTCGCGGTCCCCGGATCCTACGACGGAGCCTTCTATCATTACAGCGTGCTGCGCATGCTCGAGGATGGATTCGATCTGCCCGGCTATCTGGGCGACGCCGGAGCCGTGACGCCGGTCAACACCATCTGGACCGGCGGCTCCTGA
- a CDS encoding superoxide dismutase family protein — MKKTVRFLIGVAVVAGMVAGGCYAAGDKAKTAAKEQDKKAVAVIQSKSDSHVTGEATFREEGGKVNLEVMIVGAEPGPHAVHLHEKGDCTAPDGASAGGHWNPTHENHGKWGTAPFHHGDIGVIDVGADGKGTLTLTTDLWTIGGAPETDVVGKAVIVHAKADDFTTQPTGNAGGRIACGVVELAKK; from the coding sequence GTGAAGAAGACAGTCCGCTTTTTGATCGGTGTGGCGGTGGTCGCGGGGATGGTGGCGGGGGGGTGCTACGCGGCCGGTGACAAGGCCAAGACAGCCGCCAAGGAGCAGGACAAGAAGGCGGTCGCCGTCATCCAGTCGAAAAGCGACAGCCACGTGACCGGCGAGGCGACCTTCCGCGAAGAGGGCGGCAAGGTCAATCTCGAGGTCATGATCGTGGGGGCCGAGCCGGGGCCGCACGCGGTCCACCTGCACGAGAAGGGGGACTGCACCGCGCCGGACGGCGCATCCGCGGGCGGGCACTGGAACCCGACGCACGAGAACCACGGCAAGTGGGGGACCGCGCCGTTCCATCACGGCGACATCGGCGTCATCGACGTCGGCGCCGACGGCAAGGGGACCCTCACGCTGACGACGGACCTCTGGACGATCGGCGGCGCGCCGGAGACCGACGTGGTCGGCAAGGCGGTCATCGTCCACGCCAAGGCGGACGACTTCACGACCCAGCCGACCGGCAATGCCGGCGGGCGTATCGCCTGCGGTGTCGTGGAGCTGGCCAAGAAATAG
- a CDS encoding GNAT family N-acetyltransferase, translating into MQYSAARRSLGYDFRRTGKERDMAEDILIVKAGAERIQHLEPLWKVLHSRHLEVDPGLPGIPIRSQEEAWDGRRRLYAAWLAEQDAFLLIAEQRGRPVGYALTHLHEADESWDTRGRFGVLESLSVLPELRHRGVGRRLMSAVYDELRRLKVAVLDIGVVATNESARRFYERQGFAPWLIHYLGVIPGPGG; encoded by the coding sequence ATGCAGTATAGCGCAGCCCGCCGCTCCCTGGGATACGATTTCCGGCGCACGGGGAAGGAGCGTGACATGGCGGAGGACATCCTCATCGTGAAAGCCGGCGCCGAGCGCATTCAACACCTCGAGCCGCTCTGGAAGGTCCTGCACTCCCGGCACCTGGAGGTCGATCCCGGGCTGCCGGGAATCCCGATCCGATCGCAGGAGGAGGCCTGGGATGGCCGTCGCCGCCTCTACGCCGCGTGGCTCGCCGAACAGGACGCTTTCCTCCTGATCGCGGAGCAGCGGGGACGGCCCGTCGGATACGCCTTGACCCACCTGCACGAGGCGGACGAGAGCTGGGACACCCGCGGCCGCTTCGGTGTCCTCGAGAGCCTGTCCGTTCTGCCCGAATTGAGACACCGCGGTGTGGGGAGGCGGTTGATGTCGGCCGTGTACGACGAACTTCGCAGGCTGAAGGTCGCGGTGCTGGACATCGGAGTCGTGGCGACCAACGAGAGCGCCCGGCGGTTTTACGAGCGCCAGGGCTTCGCGCCCTGGCTCATCCATTACCTCGGCGTCATTCCCGGCCCGGGCGGCTGA